CTCCTCATCGTGTCCCTCCATGTGGCACTGCTTGCTGCAGCGTGTATGGCAAGGACCTGGATCAGGATGTGGGGGATACATACCCCAGCAATTTTGATTGCTTCCCTCCGCAGAGCACTCCAGTACTCTGCTGTGTGGGGACATATTCTCACACCCCATTTAAGAGCAGAACCACCACACTCTCAGGGTTTGTGGGTGCTGGACACCACAGGGATCAGGACACCCTGGTGTGTGTGGGCAGCCCTAGGACCTCGAACCCTCAGTACACCGCAGGGTAtgagggaggcagagctgggaggggtcaggccaccctgtccccacagcttTGTCCCTGCATTTCCCGAGATGTCGTGCCCCTGTTCACCTGAGGCAGGCTGGCCATTAAGGCTGGCTCTCAACTTGTGAGGTCGACGTGTGGATGGGCTCTGCCCAAAGGTCTCTCAGCAACACAGACTCTAAACTTTTAGGGCTATCGGGTCGCCTCAGAGTTCAATCTTCTTACAGCAAACAAAGCCCTTCTGAAGgtctccccctctcccccacACGAGCTCAACGTCCTTTATTTCTAGGCTGTGTGATAAGCTTAAATCATTGTGCTCCCATTTCTTGATCGTTGCCTACTTTGGGCTTTTGTTCCCCTAAAGTAGGATTGAGTCTGGCAAAGGGGCTGAAGTTGAACAGTTTGACCCTTGGAGGACAGTTCAGGCGgtgggcagtggcagcagcattCCTGCTCCTGATCCCACTCCCTCTTCCCCCACCACCTCCTCTCCCCACCACTCTCGGCCGTGCAGCTCGGCCCTCGCTCTGCCCACAGACCACACAAGCGCCTATCCAGAGCTGTGGGGATATGGTAGCCGACCTGTCCTTGGTCACCTCGTGCTCAGCCCTACAGAAAAAGCCACTgcacagcaggggctggcagcaggaatggGACTGAACCCCAGAAAGGCACCGCAAAGCGTGCCTCACCTCTCCGGTGCTTTGCACCAGCAATAGAAGCATGGAAATCTCGGCAagcagggtgggcacagaggGATGGGCTAGCCCTGTCACAAGTGTACTCTGCTTTGTCCCCTTAGagtgcagaaaaagaaataaggtCCTTTTAAAAGCGTCACTCTCCTGGGATGCCGAGGGGAGCTGTGAGCCTCTCGTTTTGCACAAGGAGGCGAAGGAGTGTTAGAATGTTTCACAGAGTCACAAAGATACTGACTGAGGCACCTGCCCGGCCTCAATTGCTTCCAAAAACCATACACCCAGAGTGAGGGACTGCTTTGGGTGTGAgtttgtgctgtgctgagcacggcttctgcacaGGTTTCAGCACTTTCTTAAATTTTGAACTTTTCTAGCAGTTGCaaacaaaattctgtttcaAAGCCCAACTCGTCCCAAGTGCCTTGCTGACGGTGTTTCCATATGGAGAGGAGAGTGTTCTGGAGTTTTAGTTTTGTATGTTCTCACTGTCATTTCTTTGACAAGGACTTGGAGTGACAGGCAAGAAGGGAcagcttcacactgacagagggcagggttagatgggatctcgggagaaatccttccctgtgagagtggggaggccctggcacagtttgcccagagaagctgtggatgccccatccctggaagtgtccaaggccaggctggacagggcttggagcaacctgggatatgGAAGGTGGTTTGTGGAGCAAAGCCAGCCTGCCGACTCCACGGGCATGACACCAGGCTCTGCCATTGAAAGAGGGCTGGAAGGGGGAAGAGGGGTGAAAGGAATGAAGGTTTTCCTGGTGCACTGACAAGTTggtgtttgggggttttcccAGGTCTCCTCCAGCCTGTGAATTATATTTGACAGCACTGAGCTGCCTGGCGCTCCCCCACTTCGGGCTCGGCCTGATGCGAACGGAGCAGCCGCTTGCCcggagcatctccccagcaAGCCACGCACGGAACTACGCACCTTTACCACAGCACCAAGTGTCCCCAGAAGGCGAAACGCTCCCGGGGAACGAGGGGGGGGTTGAAGGGGAGCCCCTCTCCATCaatccctccctttcccttgcCGGGCCCGCGAACGAGGAGCGGCTGGAAGGGAAGCCTGCCGGCCCCGGGCGCGCGCGTGGCGCGCGGGACGCGGGGATtggccggcccggcgcctcgcgccccccccccgccccccgccccgtgCCCATTCATTAATAAATTAGCGGCACGCTCCAGCCGAGCGCGAGGCGCCAATGGGGCCCCGCCGAtggggcgggcgcgggggggagcggcggcggcgcccccCGACAAGAgtcgcgggcggggcgggcagggcgAGGGGGACCCCGGGGGTAGGTTTGATTGTTCCCCGCGGGGTATATAAGGGGTGTTAAGGAGGGTCGTGTGCCAGACACGCAGCCTGACCGGGCCCCgggcgccgctcccgccgccgcccgcccgcccgcccgccgcccccggggcGCGTGCCAGCGCcgcgcccccgccgctcccccccCACGGTCCCCCGCGCTTTgccgcccccccccccgcccccagccTCAGgacccccgccccgctccgtgAGACCGGCGAACCGTCACACCGCACACCGCCGGAGAGGCGAGGAGAGAGCGCCCGCTGCTTCCCGGTGCTGctgcccggcgcggccccgtCCAGCCGCCGCGCAAGGATGCTGGTGAAGGCCGAGGTCCTGGCGCCGCCCGCCGAGGacgagctgctgctgctggggctgggctcgcCCGCCCCCTCGCCCTCACTGCCGTCCAGcgccgaggaggaggaggaagaggaggaggaggaggaggagctgcgcGCCGCGCCGCCGGCTCGGCCCGTCGAGGCTCCGGGCGGCCGCGGGCTGCGGCGGGCGGAGAGGAAGAGGCGGCCGGGGCGGTCCCGCGGCGCCCCGCGGGCGGCGCGCACGGCGGAGACGGCGCAGCGCATCAAGCGGAGCCGGCGGCTCAAGGCCAACAACCGCGAGCGCAACCGGATGCACAACTTGAACGCGGCGCTGGACGCCCTCCGCGACGTGCTGCCCACCTTCCCCGAGGACGCCAAGCTCACCAAGATCGAGACGCTCCGCTTCGCCCACAACTACATCTGGGCGCTCACCGAGACCCTGCGGCTGGCCGGGACGGCGCGGCTCGGCCCCGACGGGGCGGCGGCGGTGCCAGCCGAGGGCAGCCCCTCGCCCGCCTCCTCCTGGAGCGGCGGCGCCGCCAGCCCTGCGCCCTCCGCCTCCCCGTACGCCTGCACTTTATCGCCCGCCAGCCCCGCGGGCTCCGCCTCGGATCCCGAGCACTGGCCCGGCCGCTtcgccccggggccgccgccgccgctgccccgccgCTGCCTCTAGCCCGgcgcggcgctgccggggctccccccggggcggcggcggcgacaGCGGCATCTGCCCGCTTCCCAGTGCAGGGCGGGCTGTGGGAACGGCACCTGCCAAACCAAACTTTccgtctctctttctctctcgcCGATGTGCACTTTGTCCAGTTTTCCCAGATCTGTCACCGCGGggcttttgtgtgtgtgtcccccccTTTCCCCGCTCCCCTTTTTGCCATCTGTCCCTTATGATTTATGGGCGGGAGGGGGGTGCAAAgcgagaaaaaaaaaaagtaaattgttTTGTTAGGGGTCCAGGTTAGAAGTCATTGTATAATTTGTAGGCTTTGTGAGGGCTGAATGCAAGCGTGGAAATTTAGGCTGAACTCTCtatcaaaagggaaaaaaaaatcgggaggggggaatggggaaggaTCTCCTCATACATTATTTATTTCGACCTTTAGGGGACAAGGAACTCCCCCCTTCTTTCaggagattaaaaataaatcaacagACTGAAAACCTCAACAGACACGGAACATTACAGCGATCAGCCACACACGTgttcacatttatttattataaagaCAGATTTCatggaaaatatgtattttttgtaTAATTTACAGAGTTTATTCTAGTATGTATTTACAGCTGAAGAGCAAAGGGATTGTCCTTgtgataaaatataaataaaaagctCTAATTTTCATAACTTTGGGgttgctgctttttctgctttttgtgccAGCACTGGGAATTAGGCGATCCTTGTCTCTGGTGAAACCAAGGTCCGGTGGGGCCTGATGTCACTGGGTCCACGGGCAACTGTTTCTTTGGGAAACAGCATTAGAGAGAGAGGGGGCGGGGAAATTCAGTGAAAGTTTGCTTTTGGCCCTCAGTACAGAAGATGCTGACAGCAAATGCGGGATGGATGGATAAAGACTTGTCACACTTCAGGCCGATGGATTTCACCAACAAGGCTGTAGGAATTAAATGTTGTTGAGCTAACAAACCAATCCTGGGTTACAAGAGGTAGAATTTGCTCTCCGTGAGGGTCCGATGAATTCCAGGTCGCAGGCAGTTCCAGAGGGTTCGGTTCGGTGTGCACAGCGCACAGCCAGGGATGTCACCATGCAGGGGGATGATGGAGGCCGCCCAGGCCCTTCAATCATCGTCCCCGTGCTCCCGGGAGCACTTTGTGACTTCTGGGTACAAACACTTGGAAATCATTAAAAACCAGCAGAGGCGCCTGAGtgtattaattaaataaaacgCTTAGCACGCGAATCCAGGCCAGTGCCCTCCGGATCCTGGGAACGTGAAACCCGCCCCTCGGAGCGAAAGGAAGAGGGGTgaaaagagagaggggaaaagaaaaaaaaaaaagcccaaaatgtGTGAAAAGAGAATTAGTGAAATTAGGTTAGGCCAATAAACCCTGCGGGGGTGTCCCGTCcccgtcccccccccccccccccccggccccgcagcctcGGGCAAGCAGTGCTATCTAGCCTGATCTATTGTTTCCCCCCCTAGCAGGGGGGTTATTGTGTGATAAAtaattccctaaaaaaaaaaaaagaaaaagtgggaGCATTTGCATAATCACTGCTTTGATGTGGCCAGCAAGATGAAGCTGTGTTCCCCCAAATCCGCCACGGGCCAGGAGGGACAAAACAAGGGGGAGCCTTTCAGGGCGCTGGCGGTGCGTGGGGCAGCCCGTCGGGAGTGGGGTTTTTCACTCTCACCCACTTTTAGCGACCCCTTTTAATGACCAAACTCCAGGAACGCCAAAAAGGAGCCAAGCGCTCTCTCCGTCTTTTCTGGTCGGGCCTCATTGTCCTTCCTGGCTTCTCTCCCCCTCTGAAGAGGCACTGGTGCCTTCGGCTCTTCAAAAGGCTGGGATGGACGGGATGCGCTCCTCTCCCTCTCGGTGCTGGAGCCACGCAGGACCCGGAGGGACATCTCAAGTGGCTCAGCACCAAGATGCTCCCCACAGCTCTCCTCGGGGAGGGACGCTGCTCCTTGCCAGGTGTGTCATCCTGCAGGGATTTCCCTCCATCCCAGGtacagctgggatggggctgtgccagcggGAACCACCGTGGGAAAAAGCACATGGCGGGTCCGAGGGTGGAGGGGGGGTTGGACAGGGGTTTGGAGTGGGAGCCACACCAGCCAAACCTCCCCTGTTCCCTGGGGGAGGCTGGCCTTGGATGGAGATGCCCTCAGAGGAAACGGGCCCAAGGGAGGCAAGGttggcagggggtggcaggaCCATGCTGGCAAAAGCTGAGTTGGAGGGGCTGGATTTGTCACCTAACCCAGTCACCCTCATCCTGATTTTTGGTTTGAACATGGCCAGAAGTGTTTATTTCCTGTTCTTGCCCCTTAATTTGAGTTaattcctctccttcctttccttctttcataTGTTTCCCTCTTCTCTCTCAGAAGACTGATTTTTGGAGGTGATGCCAAAAGGAGATGACCCCAGAGCCAACTGCAGCCAACCTGGAAGTGGACCAGGAGATGGGAGATGGGCAAACACCTCCTTGGGTGATGTGAGGAACCTGGGGGTGGTTTCCATGGCAGCCCCTTGCCCCAGAACATGTGTTTATGATCCTTCTGTGTATTGTATTTTGGCATAAAAGCTCCTCTgcgccagcagggctggaggggcagcCTGAAGGTccccggggaggggggggggtgCTTTACAGCCCTCCTTGGCATAAGAATGGCCACGAGGAGCCAAACCAGCAGCCCAAGGGCTGCCGCACGCCGCCTTTCATGGCAGGCATAAATCTGTCCAGCAGTGCCGCGGTTCAAGAGCCCTCCCGACATGGCTCTCAGCTGGCCGGCGCATTTCAAACCCACTCTTCCTAAAGCCTTACTCCAGTGCCTCAGGTTGGGCTTCCCCCTGGCCCTGTATTATGCATGGGTTTGGCCCACGCAGCCCCAGTTGCCATTCACCACGGGCAAAAAAGATCTCAATTATCTATTATACAGCCAATCCCCTAGCACAAGCAGAAATCCCAGTGGGATCTTTTTTGTGACCTGATGTAGGTTGTTGTCTAAGTACAAGGTAAAATCTTGTGGTTTAAAGTCTGAGACAAACTCCTTTGCTCTGACAAGCAGAAAATGTAAGGATATAAAGAtgtaaagatttaaaaatataaggATATCCCGCCTTCTACCTACGATTCTACAACAGCTGTGCAGGTCCAGCAAAATTCTGGCAGCCTGCTCATCCCCGTGACTTCTCGTACTGAACGGAGATTAAGGAGAGGCAGAACTCCTGCCAGATTTAAAATCAAGCCTCTAAAAACTgattggagagaaaaaaaaaatccttggagGTTCActttgcagcagccaggagggaacaGGGATGGTGTGGGGCGGCTGTGACACACAGccatcccttctccctcccctcctcctccttttatTAAAAAGCAGAGAGACCGGCCCAAAGCTGATGGCATATTTACCTTcatgagttttaaaaaaaagttaattacCGCTCGGAGCAAGTTGGTCGGGCTGTCCTGAGCTGTCTTTTATTAGTAGTCGCCTTCATTAATTTCCCTCGCTGGATTTGCTGCTAATAGCTGCCTGGTCGtgggcagcacaaagcagcatCTGTGCCATTGAGCAGAAAAGCGGGAGTCAGGCAAAGGGGGGCACTGGGGCGGGGGGGCGCGACGCCGTTTGCAAATCAACCTCTATTAACGTGATGTCCTGCTCGGAGGGGACAACGGCGGCCCCAGTAGCCGGCACGACAGTTTGGGCTGTGAGCGAGGCAGGAAAGGCACCTGCTGCCTGCCGGGGGGATCCTGCCCTCATCCCGCTCTCCCGGGCGCTGGCTGTACCCCCGGGGATCCCCCGGGATGCCGGAGCTGCCCCTGCGGAGCTGTGCGCGGGATGCTCGGCTCCTGCGTTAAACAAACCGCTCGTAACTCGGTATCTTCTGATGGAAGATACACTCTGTGCCTCAAGAACAGCTTGGCAGAGAAGTTCGGGATTAGGGGATGGGATTAGGTTCTGTagggagggggcagcgggcGGGCACAGCGGGCTCACACGAGCTGGGGCAGCGGGCGGGCGGCTGTGGAGGCCAGCAGCCCCATCTGCTCCCACTCCGCCAGGGGAGAGGGGACACGATTTCATCCAAGTGGAAGAGAGGAGGGTGGCATGTGTCACTCCCGGGAGAGAGGGGCAAGAGCGGCACGCTGCCGCCAGCTTCCCcgcagagctgggggaggcaCCCGTGTGCCGGGGCTCCCCTCGAGGCAGCAGGTGACAGCCGCAGGCACCAACCAACACCTCGCTGCAAACACCCCGGTCTGGTTAGGGGGAAGGAGACGCCGAggaatctgctgctgctctgttcttCCAAGCAGAAGAGATTGGGCAGCCCGGACTGCGGTTCTGCCCTTGCTGGTGTGAGGCTTTCCCCTCGTTCCCCATGAATAGCCGTGtctggggaaggagctgtgccgaaatccagcagctgggctctgggggcaGCTGATGTCGGGTTTGGGTTTATGCTGCCTCGTGTGCAGGGGCTGCCTCACAGCTGGAGGGGTCAGCCCGTGCCCGCTCTCTGCCAGCCGGAACAGCCCGGGATGCTGCGGCTccgagggagagggagggaggcaagCTTGGCTCAGCCCTGTATTGTTGGGATCCCTTCCCACTGCATCTTTTCTAAGAGAAATTCCCCGAAGTGCTCCAGTTACTGGCATTACTTATGAGTGAGAAAATCATTCTACCTGTTAGCAGGCTTTGGTTGCATCAGCTTGTTCCCTGGATATCAGATTTACTAACTTGGATGCACAGGCACGACACACAGCTAACAAAACTGCCTTTCACCTGGATACCTgcagaaagggaaggaggaaaaagctCTTTAAGCACATACCCTCCCTGAAGGACAGGAAAGTGTGTTACCGCTGTCTCAAGTAGGCCAGTTTCGTGCCTGACTTGCAGCAGCACTTACACAAGTCCTTACACTCAAGTCCTGGAGTTTAGgtgacaggaaaaaatgtttcatgCTTCCTCAAGTGCGATGTCCCTACATCTCATATTTCACTGTGCCAGCACGGCACAGCTCCGCTCCTTTTGTAG
The genomic region above belongs to Molothrus aeneus isolate 106 chromosome 4, BPBGC_Maene_1.0, whole genome shotgun sequence and contains:
- the NEUROG2 gene encoding neurogenin-2 gives rise to the protein MLVKAEVLAPPAEDELLLLGLGSPAPSPSLPSSAEEEEEEEEEEEELRAAPPARPVEAPGGRGLRRAERKRRPGRSRGAPRAARTAETAQRIKRSRRLKANNRERNRMHNLNAALDALRDVLPTFPEDAKLTKIETLRFAHNYIWALTETLRLAGTARLGPDGAAAVPAEGSPSPASSWSGGAASPAPSASPYACTLSPASPAGSASDPEHWPGRFAPGPPPPLPRRCL